The genomic window AGCAGCATGAGGAGAGCTGCAGTCTCAACTCTGAGCTTGAGATAGAGCGGTGAGAACGAATGCTCTTTTGAAAACCTTCATTTTGGTCTGTTGGTCAAGCTTCTGAATCAGCTGTGCTATCAGATAGTTCTACTTTATGTTACAGTTCCATTGGAGATTTgctctctgtttacatttgttgttgAACAATGATTTTTGTGAGAGAACACCAGAAGACAACGTGCATGTGACTAAATCTGTACAGAGAGgaactgctgctgctcagaGAGGAGGCCGAGCAGAAGATCAATGAGCTGCAGTCGGTCGTCCAGCAGGTCTCTGAAGACTTCCAGAAGGTCGGTCCTCAACACAAGCTACCGCCACGTCTTTACTCAAGTTATGAATAATAAGTCGCCTTTCACGGCAGCTAACTGAGAGTCAAGTGAgtttgtgaaatgtttgtgtttcagtcaCAGAGTATGGTGTTGACTTTAGAGAAGTCCCTCAAGGAATTACGGACTGAGCACGACGCCCTGAAGTTGCAGCAACAAAAGGTCAGGACGTAATCCAATAGAGATATTCCAGCTATATGTATGCTGTAAACTGCACATGATGCATACGTTTTTTGCAAACAGCCTATAATTAACCAGAGTGAGAATTTtcattttttgaaaatgttcccACTTTTGAATTCTCATGGAAATGTTGGCATATGAATAGACGGCCATAGTACAGAGTATTTGTAATGTTATGGTGTACAATGTGTGCATTTGTCCAATAAGCTATTAGGTTTCTGTGGAACTCAAGCATCAAATAATTCAGAATGAGAATTATTCAAGGCAGGACATTCAGAGCCTCCTCATTCTTTTGTGGAGCGAACAGGAAGTACAGAGTTAATTTCAAATATATCATCAGCCTTTTGGACAATAATAACATTTCAGGTTTTTAAATTGATTAATGAAAGGTTAGACAAAGCCTTTTCCATGTCGTCCCTTGACATCATCAGGCTGCTGTAACAGAGGTGGACAAGGAGCGCTCGTTATTGGACCTTCAGAAGAAAGTGGCGTCTCTGGAGAGACGGCTCCAGGGGAACCTGAGCCAGGACGAGCATCTACAGGAGCTTCTCCAGGAGGTGAAGAACATCTAGAACAGGGCTCAGTGTAGGAACCTACTACCTTATTTCATGTGGCAGATGTTGAAAGATTCCTTCCACTGTAATTGATAGACgttgtatgtatgtacagtatgtacatacATTCAGTCCGTTCAGTTATTTGAGACCAATTATCTATTTCTCTACTGTTATCTATCAATCAAATGAAACAAGTCAAATACAGGATGAAGTCAAAGGTCCCATCTGtctttgtttatattaatgtttttgtaATGATAAATAATGTTGGGGCAACCAATAGTAATATCATTTATGTTTACAAACAGCATTggtgtaaacacacatttctcattATCAGAAAATATGCATAACCTGATTAGGTTCTTGTCTGTTTATTTGTAATTACAAGAGTTTTCGATCTCTTTATAGAAGTTTAGAACACCTTTTGTTAAACATGTAGATGAAATGTTCAGCTTACCTTAAGTTTATTTCAATATGATTATGTCCCTGTTCTTGGGAACAATATAGGACCCACaccacttattattattattattattattcagtccATTTGTTGCCTTTTCAGAAGTCCAGCCTGGAGAAGAGTCTGGAAGAGACCAGAGCAGAGCTGCTGGAGGTTCGGACAAACCATGCTGATACTGTCAGCTCTCTGGAGACTCAGGTAAACTGCAGCATCTGTTCACTGAAcccagggagggagggaggcaggcaGACATAGAAGGGTGGACTTGGACACAAACTTACCTGATCAAGTGGAAGGtaaagaaaagtgttttatttgtctttcagGTTCTCTCAATATGTTTGTCAGACACTTCTAATAACAGTCTCAGCCTGTCGGAGGCAAAAACAACATAATGGAAGTAATTTATGCTGACGCTGCGTAAATTGCCCTCTCAGTTCGTTTTTGCGTTTGCCGCCTGCAGTGTGCTCTTGCAATACTGtagcaatatttaaaaaatgtagtcataagagacacaaaaacatggaaaaatagggtgtgtttgttgtctgatCTAGGTATCCAGAATGAGCTGCAGCATCACTGAGCTGCAGACACTTCTCCGACACAAAGACGACTCCTCCAGAGCCTACAAAGAGAGAACAGACACACAAGTAAGCAATCGGATGCAGAATAACAGATACTGAAATTATTAAGGGCCCCTAATTAACGTATTGTTCCTTTTGACTGATGACAGCTGGCAACAGTGAAACATTAGGCAATGGCCAGGGCATTCTGGCTGGGCTAACTTCTAATATGTATGACATACTAATATGTCTGGTTCCTCACCATAATCCCATATAAATGGATTCATTGTGTGACAGTCTGGTCATAATCAATCTCTCTGTTTCAGATAGCTCATTTGGAGCAGAACGTCGTCGAGAGTGGTGAGAGACTGAAGAGTGCAGAGCATCAGCTCACAGAGAAGCTGCAGCATGTGGATAAACTGGTGAGTCCCACAACAGTCCGGACACAGAAAAGGCCTTGATACTTCAAGTAGACCGACTCATCACTGACCCGTCACATGTTATTCTCAGCCAACTGGAATTCAAAATGACATATTACGTGAATGTGGGTTTTAACTCTACATTGGTAtgtgttttgttcagcaagcAGAGTGGAGTGCAGAGAAGGCCTTTCTGGATCAGCAGGTGTGTTTGTTAGAGCAGCAGAGTCAGGAGAAGGCCCGCCGCATGGAGGAAAGCATCACCTCTTTACAGACGGAAAGACAGAGGCTGCATGGCAGACTGGTATGTTCTGCTTCTCCTTTTTGATCTATGACACGACGCAGTGGTCATGCTGTTTGACTTGATGTCGGTAGATATGAATACATGTCTTGCAGTGAAGAGAGAGTACCGTTTGCTCTATGGTGACGGATACTTTCTCTTGTTCTAGGGTGATCTGGATAAGCAGAGGGACGAGGTAACCTCCACTCTCAGCCAGAGGACTGAAGAGCTGGAACAGAGCAGGGTAAGATCAGTTACAACACactgtctgtttttgtttttttaatgattgaCCTTTTAACAGCAGGTCAGTCATATTCTTTTCATATTCCCTGAAACGTCAAATGccatttatattttcaaattgcattttcatttttaacgTTGCTTAAAGAATGCCTGTACAAAAGGAAAATAGGCTCTTTATGctgaattttattttaaaaaaacgagTTTTACCTTTGAATATTGTCCACTGTACAGCAGGTTACAACCTGTGAAAATtataaaattgtattttcaatttaaagtttacattattgttttaataaagtcCCTTATGGGCTTACATGCATGACCttacacattttaatcacataTAGTGATACAGCCTTATACTTTGCACTGAACATTAACCAAAATTGACGGAACTACTAGTAAATATAGAGTTCTCTCAAATAACGGTATGTTTCAGAATGGAAAGCGGTGTATTACCGGTCCTCTTGTCTTGGTCTTGGTTCCCTCAGGTGGAGCTAAAGAGTCGGCAGACAGTCAGCACGGAAATTGCCAAAGCTCTAGAAGACAGCAGACGACAGAAGGAGGAGCTTCAAACACGGGTCTGTaggcaaacacacaccatgcacCATTCACACTAGTAGAGAGAGAACAGCCAACATGTGGTCCTCCTCAAATGATGCCCGTCTCGCTCTGGGCCAGCTGCAAACACTGGGAACCTTCATTTGATCAGCCACAGGTTATAAGGTGTAGTAAAACCTGCCTTTGCTTGTTGTCAGGTGGGAGAGCTGACCTCATCGCTACAGACCTCACAGCAGGAACTGTCCACGGTCACTGAGAAGCTAGCACTGACGGGGGAAGACGTCAAAACACTTCAGAATGGTACACATACTATAATCATAAgttatttcttctttgtcttaATGGTGGACTTAAATATGCATTTCATTCTAATGGTAGAATTGaaagaatagaaaagaaagTATGGCTTTAGATTTAACATTACATGATTTTCTCAATGTTGTTTCAAAGGCTTTTCCTCCACTAGACTAATGATATGTGTGATACATATGTCTGCTATTAGTATCTTTGATCTAAAACTAGTGGGACACTTGCAAATCAAATGACAAACCTCTCAGCAGTGGACTTGAGAGCAATCACAACAATGAGTTGGCTATATTAGTTACTCTGAATATTTTGTCCGTATAAAAGAGGTCTAATATTTGATattgtgaattttttttatatccacaAATGTTTGTTGCAGATGTGCAGTGTCGGCAGGCATCACTGGTCCAGCTGCAGGAGAAGGGAGAGCAGATGGAGCTGGACAAAGAGTCCCAGCTGAGCCGCCTGAGGGAGGAACTGCTCAGCCAGACACAGCAGCTCGATAGCTGCCAGGCGCGGGTTAGCACGCCATAAGGCTTATTAATAATATCTATTTGCAGGTTATGCcatttatgtttctattttcatgttttctctTAAATAACATAACTGTTTGATATAACCCTATGATGCTTATGAACATACCAGCATGATCCTAGAATCTGAACCCTGAGGTAGTAGTGTACCATCATTTTGAAGTCATGTTGCTTTTTGGAAATGTATCctttaatatttagtttgacaAATTATTCACACAATTGAAATTCAATTTAACTTTAACATACAGTTTGcaggcagtttaaaaaaaaaaatatttcattcatttgatttattatctgatatgtaattgttgttttgttcaatACTTCCCAGAAGTCGGTGTCTCTTGCTCATTTTCCATcacacataacaaaacacatcaaGGGAAGGACCAGTACTTAAGTTTGACCTCATCATTTGTGTTGCACTGCTGATGTGTTGCTGTAATTACTtcttatacatttatttatgtattctcTGTGCGCACCATCAGTTTGCTCTCATCTTGATAACATACTGATTTGTCTCGTGTCTAATAACCTATTTTCTGCAAAGAGGAAAGTGCCATTAATATAAAGTGACTTAACGGTCAGTGTGCTGTTGTCTGTGTTGCTCAGATCTCGTACCTGGAGGTTGAGGTGGAAACCTTGACGGAACAGCTCCACACGCCTGAAGTGTGTGAGGAGGATCAGAACGGCAGTGTGACGGTGGATGATCTGGATCACATTCAGAAGGTCAACAGAGAGCTTGAGCAGCAGCTCTCCGACAAGAACAGGGTCCGTTACTTGTTTACTCCTTCTGGCTCTTAAAGAGTAAACCCAAGGATACGACTGGTGTTGAGATTGACATTTCttaccagttttttttttttttttttacacttttgcaTTTCAGAGAAAATTGAAAATGCCCCAAAACTCCATctgctgtttttaaatcaacttGTGAGATAGAATTGACTGTTTGGGACTAGTCTGTGTAAAGAATGTAAACGCCCTCAAATCAGACCCCCCTCCTCGCCTCTTCTATTTGACGGTTTCAGTAACCACTGTGTAGCACAAGCTCGCTCTCTCCTTTTCTGTGGACTGGAAATGAAGCCATCAACATCGCAACAACCAGTGAATCAGTGTTAAGGACTGGGTGATAGCCATGGGCTTTCCTACGCTGTGACAAGTGTGTGAAGATGGAGCATTCATTGGTTTAATTATTCGTCTTTGTATTTAATGGctagttagcatgctaacattagcttgctAAGTCCACCACATGTAATGCTCACGTTAGAAATGTGCTGAATAGCAGGCTGGTGGCTAGGAGAcgacagcaggaggagagcaggcTGCCCCtctggagacggagagggttTGAGTTGCTGCAGGCCGTCTCCAAAGCTGCCGCCTGCTCTCCTGCTGAAGTTGTCTCCCAGCAGTGGGGAGTGAGTTGATGAAACTGTGTAATTATTGTCTCATTTGTGATCTGATAAATGGCAGTTAAATAGATATTTTCCACGCTACTGTAGCTAGTTGTCATCAGCTCTGGCTGCCGTGTCTCCTGATTTTCCTTGTCCACTTTTTACAGTCGCTCAGACCTGGGGgtgaaaaaatataaatatcgaTTACTTCACATAAAACATTTGGCATTGTTTTGCAGATCAtcaagcagctgcagcagagactGGCGGAACTGAAGAGGACGCTGCAGAAGGAACTGGTGAGTTGTCCTTTGCTCTGACAATACGTCTGCAAACTGAGCATTTGTGGGAGCTAGTCCACCCTGTTCTTGTTTTCATCAGCTGCCCGTCACCAGAGCAACCATGCCCATTGGGCTAagagtcaccagttaacacggtcactCGTTAAACCAAAACACGGCTGTTCTATTTGCGATGCAGGCTAAACAAAGTTGACTTTATGGTCATTGGGTGGCCTTAATTAGAGCCACAAAGGATTTACTGAATGTCCGTGAGTGGCCGAGCCAGAGCCCACACTTGAACCCAACCGATGTAAAATcttgttttcactttgttgCTACGGGGTATTGAGGGTAGATTGGTGAGGCTAAACatgaatttaaatgatttgAGTTTGTGAAATACCCTGTACAAGTgtttccttctgtcctccataGAAGCTAAAGCCTGAGTCGGAAGCTGAAGGGAAGGAGAAGTTCCCAGAAAACCGAGAGAGGGTTTTTCCAGACCCACTGCCAGCTTCTACCATGGGCCCCCCGACCTCCAACACCCTGGTGACCAACACCTCGGACCTCAACGACTCACGAGAAATCAATTTTGAGTATCTCAAACACGTTGTTCTCAAATTTATGTCATCCAGAGAGGCTGAGGTAAGTCCTCAGTGCCCATTTGTGCCTTCAATTCAACACCTATGTAAgctgaaattaataaataaatagtgtgtgtgcagctgtgaaGTGTTGCCTGATATTTATTGACTGACCGTGTCTGAATCTGTGTGTCAGGCATTCCAACTAATACGAGCTGTATCTGTGCTGCTAAACTTCACTCGGGAAGAAGAGGACATGTTGAAACAAACTCTGGAGTACAAGGTTGGTATTCAGTCTGCAGCTTCCAGCATTTCATTTCTAAAAGATAAATACTTGCCTGCaaatatttgacattaaaaGTATTCATAACAGCAGGGATGCAAATTTGTGACACACTGTTTGAATAAAAGGATCCAGTAGACTGGTGCAGGCAGAGGACCAACTGGAAGGTTCCTCttgacccagagcagcgtcTGGCAGGCTGTCTGAGCTAAACTGTTCTCATGAAGCTGCTGCAAGACATTTCAATGCGTTTCCTTTTCATGAAATGCTCTGTGAATGGCAGTCCCCTCTGGGAATGCAGTGCATATGTCGagggcttttattctgaaaagtaaGAATGGAAGGAGTGAATCTGGTCTGCGCTTTTCTTTGTCAACATTGAAAGGAGTGAGACGTTTGCCATCTTGTATTGGACCACTGAGCCTCCCTGTTGTTCACTATAATGTACGTATTGAATATGTCCATTTATCACAACGTGATCGGTTGATGCTTTTATTCACCGTGCAAAAGCTCAGCCTcattccaaaaaaacaaatgatggcGCTGTGTGAAAGTTGGGTTTAGATGACAAAGATATATTGACGTGTGAATTAATCTCATGAAAACAACACACCGTGTGCAAAGGCCTTTTTCACCTGGTGACTGCTATGTTTGGGTTGCAGATGTCCTGGTTTGGATCCAAGCCTTCTCCAAAGGGTACCATCCG from Cyclopterus lumpus isolate fCycLum1 chromosome 9, fCycLum1.pri, whole genome shotgun sequence includes these protein-coding regions:
- the golga1 gene encoding golgin subfamily A member 1 isoform X1, yielding MFAKLKKKLAEEAATAPRSGVRIPRTISKESITSVGADSGDDFASDGSSSRDDLPTQLLRRNDQIRKLEAKLSDYAEQLRIMQTTKEKLEIALEKHQDSSIKKLQDQNESHQASRAKMADGMALALEKKDQEWMEKVTDVEKEKASLSARVEDMMAQSLALFQKRDDLDELEGFQQQEMAKVKHMLLKEEEQLSQRDLELQQKEAEIQSAKQGLLEAQGKLQTLEQQHEESCSLNSELEIEREELLLLREEAEQKINELQSVVQQVSEDFQKSQSMVLTLEKSLKELRTEHDALKLQQQKAAVTEVDKERSLLDLQKKVASLERRLQGNLSQDEHLQELLQEKSSLEKSLEETRAELLEVRTNHADTVSSLETQVSRMSCSITELQTLLRHKDDSSRAYKERTDTQIAHLEQNVVESGERLKSAEHQLTEKLQHVDKLQAEWSAEKAFLDQQVCLLEQQSQEKARRMEESITSLQTERQRLHGRLGDLDKQRDEVTSTLSQRTEELEQSRVELKSRQTVSTEIAKALEDSRRQKEELQTRVGELTSSLQTSQQELSTVTEKLALTGEDVKTLQNDVQCRQASLVQLQEKGEQMELDKESQLSRLREELLSQTQQLDSCQARISYLEVEVETLTEQLHTPEVCEEDQNGSVTVDDLDHIQKVNRELEQQLSDKNRIIKQLQQRLAELKRTLQKELKLKPESEAEGKEKFPENRERVFPDPLPASTMGPPTSNTLVTNTSDLNDSREINFEYLKHVVLKFMSSREAEAFQLIRAVSVLLNFTREEEDMLKQTLEYKMSWFGSKPSPKGTIRPSVSGTSPQWS
- the golga1 gene encoding golgin subfamily A member 1 isoform X2, with protein sequence MFAKLKKKLAEEAATAPRSGVRIPRTISKESITSVGADSGDDFASDGSSSRDDLPTQLLRRNDQIRKLEAKLSDYAEQLRIMQTTKEKLEIALEKHQDSSIKKLQDQNESHQASRAKMADGMALALEKKDQEWMEKVTDVEKLLKEEEQLSQRDLELQQKEAEIQSAKQGLLEAQGKLQTLEQQHEESCSLNSELEIEREELLLLREEAEQKINELQSVVQQVSEDFQKSQSMVLTLEKSLKELRTEHDALKLQQQKAAVTEVDKERSLLDLQKKVASLERRLQGNLSQDEHLQELLQEKSSLEKSLEETRAELLEVRTNHADTVSSLETQVSRMSCSITELQTLLRHKDDSSRAYKERTDTQIAHLEQNVVESGERLKSAEHQLTEKLQHVDKLQAEWSAEKAFLDQQVCLLEQQSQEKARRMEESITSLQTERQRLHGRLGDLDKQRDEVTSTLSQRTEELEQSRVELKSRQTVSTEIAKALEDSRRQKEELQTRVGELTSSLQTSQQELSTVTEKLALTGEDVKTLQNDVQCRQASLVQLQEKGEQMELDKESQLSRLREELLSQTQQLDSCQARISYLEVEVETLTEQLHTPEVCEEDQNGSVTVDDLDHIQKVNRELEQQLSDKNRIIKQLQQRLAELKRTLQKELKLKPESEAEGKEKFPENRERVFPDPLPASTMGPPTSNTLVTNTSDLNDSREINFEYLKHVVLKFMSSREAEAFQLIRAVSVLLNFTREEEDMLKQTLEYKMSWFGSKPSPKGTIRPSVSGTSPQWS